A genomic window from Heptranchias perlo isolate sHepPer1 chromosome 20, sHepPer1.hap1, whole genome shotgun sequence includes:
- the LOC137335656 gene encoding zinc finger protein 84-like: MHQRFHSDKRPVKCSNCEKRFKSKSNLLTHQRIHTGERPFTCTVCGKGFTRSSQLLSHQRVHTEERPFSCSVCGKGFTGSSTLLTHQRVHSRESPFTCSVCKKRFTHSSHLLSHQRVHSDERPFKCSDCEKRFKSKRNLLTHQRTHTGERPFTCSVCGKGFTRSSTLLKHQRVHTGERPFNCSVCKKRFTQSSHLLQHQQVHSDERPFKCSDCGKRFKIRIELLRHQRTHTGERPFTCSVCEKRFTRSSHLLSHQRVHSDERPFKCSDCEKRFNSKIDLLSHQRSHTGERPFTCTACGKGFTRSSTLLMHQRTHTGERPFTCSVCGKGFTRSSTLLTHQRAHTGERPFTCSVCKKRFTQSSHLLSHQRVHTDERPFKCPDCGKRFKIRNEMVRHQRTHTGERPFTCSLCKKRFTRSSNLLSHQRVHSDERPFKCSDCEKRFKNKIDLLSHQRTHTGESPFTCSVCEKRFTRSSTLLRHQRVHTDERPLNRLFTCSVCGKGFTQSSHVLRHQRVHI; encoded by the exons ATGCACCAGCGATTTCACTCTGATAAGCGACCTGTTAAGTGTTCGAATTGTgaaaagaggtttaaaagcaaaagtaacctgctgacacaccaacgcattcacactggggagagaccgttcacctgcaccgtgtgtgggaagggattcactcggtcatctcagcttctgtcacaccagcgagttcacactgaggagaggccgttctcctgctccgtgtgtgggaagggattcactggttcatccaccctgctgacacaccagcgagttcacagtagggagagcccgttcacctgctccgtgtgtaagaagagattcactcattcatcccaccttctgtcacaccagcgagttcactctgatgagagaccttttaaatgttctgactgtgagaagaggtttaaaagcaaaaggaatctgctgacacaccaacgcactcacactggggagaggccgttcacctgctccgtgtgtgggaagggattcactcggtcatccaccctgctgaaacaccagcgagttcacactggggagaggcctttcaactgctccgtgtgtaagaagagattcactcagtcatcccaccttctgcaacaccagcaagttcactctgatgagagaccttttaaatgttctgactgtgggaagagatttaaaatcagaattgAACtattgagacaccaacgcactcacactggggagaggccgttcacctgctccgtgtgtgagaagagattcactcggtcatcccaccttctgtcacaccaacgagttcactctgatgagagaccttttaaatgttctgactgtgagaagagattcaaCAGCAAAATTGATCTGCTGTCACAccaacgcagtcacactggggagaggccgttcacctgcactgcatgtgggaagggattcactcggtcatccaccttGTTGatgcaccaacgcacccacacaggggagaggccgttcacctgctccgtgtgtgggaagggattcactcggtcatccactctgctgacacaccagcgagctcacactggggagaggccattcacctgctctgtgtgtaagaagagattcactcaatcatcacaccttctgtcacaccagcgagttcacactgatgagagaccttttaagtgtcctgactgtgggaagagatttaaaatcagaaatgaaatggtgagacaccaacgcactcacactggggagaggccgttcacctgttccttgtgtaagaagagatttactcggtcatccaaccttctgtcacaccagcgagttcactccgatgagagaccttttaaatgttctgactgtgagaagagatttaaaaacaaaattgatctgctgtcacaccagcgcactcacactggggagagtccgttcacctgctccgtgtgtgagaagagatttactcggtcatccaccctgctgagacaccagcgagttcacactgatgaaagacctttaaat agactgttcacctgctccgtgtgtgggaagggattcactcagtcatcacacgtgctgagacaccagcgagttcacatatga